A part of Lathamus discolor isolate bLatDis1 chromosome 17, bLatDis1.hap1, whole genome shotgun sequence genomic DNA contains:
- the LOC136022947 gene encoding interleukin-1 receptor antagonist protein-like isoform X2 — MAFVPDLDILERSSLNEETFYSPDCLCLQKKPRLDLEVASHGVGIQVTATKGHPARTFHQAAVLVASVTKPAQKEFADSDLGDFLDDIFEPVSFQRINGSYSGAPMYRYTRSQSFDILDIDQKCFVLESPTQLVALHLQGPSAGRKVKLNIALYRPQSSQGGPGTGRVPVALGIKGYQLYMSCVMSGAEPVLQLEEADVRRDIESVELTRFIFYRLDSPAEGTTRFESAAFPGWFICTSLQPRQPVSITNQPDQVNIATYELSRH, encoded by the exons ATGGCATTCGTCCCTGATTTGGACATACTGGAGAGAAGCAG CCTCAATGAGGAGACGTTTTACAGCCCTGATTGCCTCTGCCTGCAGAAG aaACCTCGACTGGACTTGGAGGTGGCATCACATGGGGTGGGCATCCAGGTGACAGCAACCAAGGGACACCCTGCCAGGACCTTTCACCAGGCTGCTGTCCTTGTGGCATCTGTGACCAAGCCAGCACAGAAGGAGTTTGCTGACAGTGACCTTGGGGACTTCCTGGATGATATTTTCG agccTGTCTCCTTCCAGCGGATTAATGGCAGTTACTCTGGAGCACCCATGTATCGCTACACCCGCTCCCAGTCCTTCGACATCCTTGATATTGACCAGAAGTGCTTCGTGCTGGAGTCACCCACTCAGCTGGTGGCCCtgcatctgcagggaccctctGCTGGGCGGAAAG TGAAGCTCAACATCGCTCTGTACCGTCCTCAGTCATCACAGGGTGGCCCAGGGACTGGGCGGGTGCCAGTGGCATTGGGCATCAAGGGCTACCAACTCTACATGTCGTGTGTGATGAGTGGTGCTGAGCCCGTGCTGCAGCTCGAG GAAGCTGATGTCAGGAGGGACATTGAGAGTGTGGAGCTGACCCGCTTCATCTTCTACCGCCTGGACAGCCCAGCCGAGGGCACCACACGCTTCGAGTCGGCTGCCTTTCCCGGCTGGTTCATCTGcacctccctgcagccccgCCAGCCTGTCAGCATCACCAACCAGCCCGACCAGGTCAACATTGCCACCTATGAGCTGAGCAGGCACTGA
- the LOC136022947 gene encoding interleukin-1 receptor antagonist protein-like isoform X1, with the protein MMPSWWPWLHHLHLPFSLNEETFYSPDCLCLQKKPRLDLEVASHGVGIQVTATKGHPARTFHQAAVLVASVTKPAQKEFADSDLGDFLDDIFEPVSFQRINGSYSGAPMYRYTRSQSFDILDIDQKCFVLESPTQLVALHLQGPSAGRKVKLNIALYRPQSSQGGPGTGRVPVALGIKGYQLYMSCVMSGAEPVLQLEEADVRRDIESVELTRFIFYRLDSPAEGTTRFESAAFPGWFICTSLQPRQPVSITNQPDQVNIATYELSRH; encoded by the exons ATGATGCCATCGTGGTGGCCCTGGCTTCACCATCTCCATTTGCCTTTTAGCCTCAATGAGGAGACGTTTTACAGCCCTGATTGCCTCTGCCTGCAGAAG aaACCTCGACTGGACTTGGAGGTGGCATCACATGGGGTGGGCATCCAGGTGACAGCAACCAAGGGACACCCTGCCAGGACCTTTCACCAGGCTGCTGTCCTTGTGGCATCTGTGACCAAGCCAGCACAGAAGGAGTTTGCTGACAGTGACCTTGGGGACTTCCTGGATGATATTTTCG agccTGTCTCCTTCCAGCGGATTAATGGCAGTTACTCTGGAGCACCCATGTATCGCTACACCCGCTCCCAGTCCTTCGACATCCTTGATATTGACCAGAAGTGCTTCGTGCTGGAGTCACCCACTCAGCTGGTGGCCCtgcatctgcagggaccctctGCTGGGCGGAAAG TGAAGCTCAACATCGCTCTGTACCGTCCTCAGTCATCACAGGGTGGCCCAGGGACTGGGCGGGTGCCAGTGGCATTGGGCATCAAGGGCTACCAACTCTACATGTCGTGTGTGATGAGTGGTGCTGAGCCCGTGCTGCAGCTCGAG GAAGCTGATGTCAGGAGGGACATTGAGAGTGTGGAGCTGACCCGCTTCATCTTCTACCGCCTGGACAGCCCAGCCGAGGGCACCACACGCTTCGAGTCGGCTGCCTTTCCCGGCTGGTTCATCTGcacctccctgcagccccgCCAGCCTGTCAGCATCACCAACCAGCCCGACCAGGTCAACATTGCCACCTATGAGCTGAGCAGGCACTGA
- the CKAP2L gene encoding cytoskeleton-associated protein 2-like, whose amino-acid sequence MFDMERVGMAPQEEQRRRLQDYAAARGKPKCLSAKPFLKDRTNHLNPPLEPVSKLQHVDRHKKDVLGNKGKGDGEVGAKPKWRAGHAAQKSSSTSQRAAVVCPEQPRKSAKLPMSHPAQNRVRLPTANCGHLNPEMTKKPVQETNPTAAPPTGRDHPSPGTACSPNEGLQGRLVCSRENNRAQASTRILAHRQSSATKLRTATGPKDRMNSCQVKEEPFEDKFRKTLLGSKSTSQNPSTKTRPLQSPWPLTASTHLLPKNPGANQAKPNTGRQPAEKPLCPFPVGSLEHQSRPPQMKRSPTKPLASDRPQGSTNLNTSLKLGGTVLWQRSKAKGEVDRRGMKVVPPRCAAACQVTGPQKQPCSTHGSKTQATEGNFRKREWLKPELPKASGIQARGVPKNLSAADRKKQLEEWLASKGKTYKRPPMMLLQKNAVKLSCRNVKEKEKQEKPEEHCLEKINNVLTECLKLIEEGVETEEVLEVLSHVPQAEKFANFWICKAKLLARSGPFDAAGLYRAAVCAGAVPLQELREVVLNILKAADQPEDEKSQPGPEEPTTPSNRQHVAATPCLPGRSLTSLPASIKLQVTSVPRVKELLQGPELKFLTPVRRSARIERVGSRYPELLKDHDPVVSSLSEILDAEEETQFFFRKNKALPEVAELEGLSLYPPESC is encoded by the exons ATGTTTGACATGGAGCGGGTTGGGATGGCTCCTCAGG AAGAACAGAGGAGACGGCTCCAGGACTATGCTGCAGCCAGAGGAAAGCCAAAATGCCTGAGTGCAAA ACCCTTTTTAAAGGACCGGACAAATCATCTGAATCCTCCCTTAGAGCCAGTTTCTAAACTGCAGCAT GTCGACAGGCACAAGAAGGATGTTCTTGGAAACAAGGGGAAGGGTGATGGTGAGGTTGGTGCCAAACCCAAGTGGCGTGCTGGCCATGCTGCGCAGAAGTCTTCAAGCACGTCCCAGAGAGCAGCGGTGGTGTGTCCAGAGCAGCCGAGGAAGAGTGCAAAGCTTCCCATGAGCCACCCTGCACAGAACAGAGTGAGGCTCCCAACTGCAAACTGTGGTCACCTAAATCCAGAAATGACCAAGAAGCCTGTGCAGGAGACCaaccccactgcagcacctccgACGGGAAGGGACCACCCTTCTCCTGGGACAGCTTGCTCTCCAAATGAGGGTCTGCAGGGCAGGCTGGTGTGCAGCAGAGAAAACAACCGTGCACAGGCCTCCACACGCATCTTGGCTCACAGACAAAGCTCAGCCACGAAGCTAAGAACAGCCACGGGCCCAAAGGACAGAATGAATAGCTGCCAGGTTAAGGAAGAGCCGTTTGAGGATAAATTCAGGAAAACCCTGCTAGGCTCAAAAAGCACGTCTCAAAACCCAAGTACCAAAACTCGGCCGTTGCAGTCCCCTTGGCCACTCACTGCATCTACTCATTTGCTACCTAAAAACCCAGGGGCAAACCAGGCAAAACCTAACACAGGAAGGCAGCCTGCAGAGAAGCCGCTCTGCCCGTTTCCAGTGGGAAGTCTTGAGCACCAGAGCAGACCCCCTCAAATGAAAAGATCTCCCACAAAGCCTCTGGCGTCTGACAGGCCCCAGGGCTCCACAAACCTGAACACCAGCCTGAAGCTGGGTGGCACTGTGCTGTGGCAAAGGTCCAAGGCTAAAGGGGAGGTGGATAGGAGGGGCATGAAGGTGGTGCCTCCCAGATGTGCAGCAGCATGCCAAGTGACAGGCCCCCAAAAACAGCCTTGCAGCACACATGGCTCCAAAACTCAAGCAACTGAAGGCAATTTTAGGAAGAGAGAGTGGCTTAAACCAGAGCTGCCAAAGGCAAGTGGCATACAGGCGAGGGGTGTTCCCAAGAACCTGTCAGCAGCAGATCGCAA GAAACAGCTGGAAGAGTGGTTGGCATCCAAAGGCAAGACGTACAAACGGCCACCTATGATGCTGCTTCAGAAAAACGCAGTGAAGCTGTCCTGCAGAAATgtcaaggagaaagaaaagcaggagaaaccAGAGGAGCACTGCTTGGAGAAGATCAACAATGTATTAACTGAGTGCTTGAAGCTCATTGAGGAG GGTGTTGAGACTGAGGAGGTCTTGGAGGTGCTGTCCCATGTGCCCCAGGCAGAGAAATTTGCCAACTTCTGGATCTGCAAAGCGAAACTGCTCGCCCGGAGCGGCCCCTTTGATGCAGCAGGGCTGTACAGAGCTGcagtctgtgctggtgctgtg cctctgcaggaGCTCAGAGAAGTTGTCCTTAATATTCTGAAGGCTGCAGACCAACCAGAAG ATGAAAAGTCACAGCCAGGTCCTGAGGAGCCCACGACACCAAGCAATAGGCAGCACGTGGCAGCGACTCCCTGCTTGCCAGGCAGGTCCCTGACCAGCCTGCCTGCTTCAATCAAGTTACAGGTTACCTCTGTACCCAG AGTAAAAGAGCTGTTGCAAGGCCCAGAGCTGAAATTCCTGACGCCTGTGCGGCGCTCAGCACGCATAGAGCGGGTTGGGAGCCGCTACCCGGAGCTGCTGAAGGACCATGACCCTGTGGTGTCGTCCCTCAGTGAAATCCTGGATGCTGAAGAGGAGACTCAGTTCTTCTTCCGGAAAAACAAGGCTTTGCCAGAGGTGGCGGAGCTGGAGGGGCTGAGTTTGTATCCCCCTGAGAGCTGCTGA
- the LOC136022946 gene encoding cytosolic purine 5'-nucleotidase-like isoform X2: protein MGSEGERCPGPGDPWALRRDCLHRIFVNRSLALEKIKCFGFDMDYTLAMYKSPDYEELAFALLLQHLVSIGYPPEILTYKYDPTFPTRGLVFDALYGNLLKVDSHGNLLVCAHGFRFLKGTEILHYYPNKFIQRDDMKRFHILNTLFNLTEAHLYACLVDFFTNCSRYTNCDTGYKHGNLFMSFRSMFQDVREAMDHVHLSGCLKEKTLENLEKYVVKDPRVPLLLSRMKEVGKVFLATNSDYNYTDAIMSYLFDFSDGDKAGTAQRHWRSYFDLIVVDTRKPLFFAEGTVLRQVNTDTGKLRIGTYTGPLQHCAVYSGGSSDMVCDLLGVKGKEILYMGDHIFGDILKSKKRQGWRTFLVVPELARELQVWTEKSELFEELRSLDLFLAELYQHLDSGSSERPDISSIKRRIQKVTHEMDMCYGKMGSLFRCGSRQTLFANQLMRYADLYAASFINFLYYPFSYLFRAPPVLMAHESTVEHGRGDAGEPGTALAPWLAWHGHPSPQDSSGEEEDDGEA from the exons ATGGGCAGCGAGGGGGAGCGCTGCCCGGGGCCGGGCGACCCCTGGGCGCTGCGGAGGGACTGCCTGCACCG GATCTTTGTGAACCGGAGCCTGGCGCTGGAGAAGATCAAATGCTTCGGCTTCGACATGGATTACACCTTGGCCA TGTACAAGTCCCCTGACTACGAGGAGCTGGCCTTcgcgctgctgctgcagcacctcgTGTCCATCGGGTACCCCCCTGAGATCCTCACCTACAAATACGACCCCACCTTCCCCACACG GGGGCTGGTGTTCGATGCCCTGTATGGGAACCTGCTGAAGGTGGATTCCCACGGGAACCTGCTGGTCTGCGCCCACGGGTTCCGCTTCCTCAAGGG GACCGAAATCCTGCACTATTACCCCAACAAGTTCATCCAGAGGGACGACATGAAGCGCTTCCACATCCTCAACACCCTCTTCAACCTCACAG AGGCCCATCTCTATGCCTGCCTCGTGGACTTCTTCACCAACTGCTCCAGATACACCAA CTGCGACACTGGCTACAAGCACGGGAACCTCTTCATGTCCTTCCGCAGCATGTTCCAGGACGTGCGCGAGGCCATGGACCACGTCCACCTCTCG ggctgcctgAAGGAAAAGACTCTGGAGAACCTGGAGAAATACGTGGTGAAGGAC CCCCGTGTGCCGCTGCTGCTGAGCCGCATGAAGGAGGTGGGGAAGGTTTTCCTGGCCACCAACAGCGACTACAACTACACCGAT GCAATCATGTCATACCTGTTCGACTTCAGTGATGGGGACAAG GCTGGGACCGCACAGCGCCACTGGAGATCCTATTTTGATCTGATCGTGGTGGACACCCGCAAACCGCTCTTCTTTGCTGAGGGCACTGTCCTGCGCCAAGTCAACACG GACACGGGCAAGCTGCGCATCGGAACGTACACGGGCCCCCTCCAGCACTGCGCTGTCTACTCTGGTG GCTCCTCGGACATGGTGTGTGACCTGCTGGGCGTGAAGGGCAAGGAAATCCTCTACATGGGCGACCACATCTTCGGGGACATCCTCAAGTCCAAGAAGCGGCAGGGCTGGCGAACCTTCCTGGTGGTGCCAGAGCTGGCGCGCGAGCTGCAGGTCTGGACGGAGAAGAGTG AGCTGTTTGAGGAGCTGAGGAGCCTGGATCTGTTCCTGGCAGAGCTGTACCA GCACTTGGATAGCGGCAGCAGCGAGCGCCCGGACATCAGCTCCATCAAGCGTCGGATCCAG AAAGTCACGCATGAGATGGACATGTGCTACGGGAAGATGGGCAGCCTCTTCCGCTGCGGCTCGCGCCAGACGCTCTTCGCCAACCAGCTGATGCGCTACGCAGACCTCTACGCCGCCTCCTTCATCAACTTCCTCTACTACCCCTTCAGCTACCTCTTCCGGGCCCCCCCAGTCCTG ATGGCTCACGAGTCCACGGTGGAGCACGGCCGTGGGGACGCGGGGGAGCCCGGCACAGCCCTGGCACCATGGCTGGCCTGGCACGGCCACCCCAGTCCGCAG GACTCCagcggggaggaggaggatgatggAGAAGCCTGA
- the LOC136022946 gene encoding cytosolic purine 5'-nucleotidase-like isoform X1, producing MGSEGERCPGPGDPWALRRDCLHRIFVNRSLALEKIKCFGFDMDYTLAMYKSPDYEELAFALLLQHLVSIGYPPEILTYKYDPTFPTRGLVFDALYGNLLKVDSHGNLLVCAHGFRFLKGTEILHYYPNKFIQRDDMKRFHILNTLFNLTEAHLYACLVDFFTNCSRYTNCDTGYKHGNLFMSFRSMFQDVREAMDHVHLSGCLKEKTLENLEKYVVKDPRVPLLLSRMKEVGKVFLATNSDYNYTDAIMSYLFDFSDGDKAGTAQRHWRSYFDLIVVDTRKPLFFAEGTVLRQVNTDTGKLRIGTYTGPLQHCAVYSGGSSDMVCDLLGVKGKEILYMGDHIFGDILKSKKRQGWRTFLVVPELARELQVWTEKSELFEELRSLDLFLAELYQHLDSGSSERPDISSIKRRIQKVTHEMDMCYGKMGSLFRCGSRQTLFANQLMRYADLYAASFINFLYYPFSYLFRAPPVLMAHESTVEHGRGDAGEPGTALAPWLAWHGHPSPQVGAVPQDSSGEEEDDGEA from the exons ATGGGCAGCGAGGGGGAGCGCTGCCCGGGGCCGGGCGACCCCTGGGCGCTGCGGAGGGACTGCCTGCACCG GATCTTTGTGAACCGGAGCCTGGCGCTGGAGAAGATCAAATGCTTCGGCTTCGACATGGATTACACCTTGGCCA TGTACAAGTCCCCTGACTACGAGGAGCTGGCCTTcgcgctgctgctgcagcacctcgTGTCCATCGGGTACCCCCCTGAGATCCTCACCTACAAATACGACCCCACCTTCCCCACACG GGGGCTGGTGTTCGATGCCCTGTATGGGAACCTGCTGAAGGTGGATTCCCACGGGAACCTGCTGGTCTGCGCCCACGGGTTCCGCTTCCTCAAGGG GACCGAAATCCTGCACTATTACCCCAACAAGTTCATCCAGAGGGACGACATGAAGCGCTTCCACATCCTCAACACCCTCTTCAACCTCACAG AGGCCCATCTCTATGCCTGCCTCGTGGACTTCTTCACCAACTGCTCCAGATACACCAA CTGCGACACTGGCTACAAGCACGGGAACCTCTTCATGTCCTTCCGCAGCATGTTCCAGGACGTGCGCGAGGCCATGGACCACGTCCACCTCTCG ggctgcctgAAGGAAAAGACTCTGGAGAACCTGGAGAAATACGTGGTGAAGGAC CCCCGTGTGCCGCTGCTGCTGAGCCGCATGAAGGAGGTGGGGAAGGTTTTCCTGGCCACCAACAGCGACTACAACTACACCGAT GCAATCATGTCATACCTGTTCGACTTCAGTGATGGGGACAAG GCTGGGACCGCACAGCGCCACTGGAGATCCTATTTTGATCTGATCGTGGTGGACACCCGCAAACCGCTCTTCTTTGCTGAGGGCACTGTCCTGCGCCAAGTCAACACG GACACGGGCAAGCTGCGCATCGGAACGTACACGGGCCCCCTCCAGCACTGCGCTGTCTACTCTGGTG GCTCCTCGGACATGGTGTGTGACCTGCTGGGCGTGAAGGGCAAGGAAATCCTCTACATGGGCGACCACATCTTCGGGGACATCCTCAAGTCCAAGAAGCGGCAGGGCTGGCGAACCTTCCTGGTGGTGCCAGAGCTGGCGCGCGAGCTGCAGGTCTGGACGGAGAAGAGTG AGCTGTTTGAGGAGCTGAGGAGCCTGGATCTGTTCCTGGCAGAGCTGTACCA GCACTTGGATAGCGGCAGCAGCGAGCGCCCGGACATCAGCTCCATCAAGCGTCGGATCCAG AAAGTCACGCATGAGATGGACATGTGCTACGGGAAGATGGGCAGCCTCTTCCGCTGCGGCTCGCGCCAGACGCTCTTCGCCAACCAGCTGATGCGCTACGCAGACCTCTACGCCGCCTCCTTCATCAACTTCCTCTACTACCCCTTCAGCTACCTCTTCCGGGCCCCCCCAGTCCTG ATGGCTCACGAGTCCACGGTGGAGCACGGCCGTGGGGACGCGGGGGAGCCCGGCACAGCCCTGGCACCATGGCTGGCCTGGCACGGCCACCCCAGTCCGCAG GTTGGTGCTGTCCCCCAGGACTCCagcggggaggaggaggatgatggAGAAGCCTGA
- the LOC136022946 gene encoding cytosolic purine 5'-nucleotidase-like isoform X4: protein MLRLRHGLHLGQGLVFDALYGNLLKVDSHGNLLVCAHGFRFLKGTEILHYYPNKFIQRDDMKRFHILNTLFNLTEAHLYACLVDFFTNCSRYTNCDTGYKHGNLFMSFRSMFQDVREAMDHVHLSGCLKEKTLENLEKYVVKDPRVPLLLSRMKEVGKVFLATNSDYNYTDAIMSYLFDFSDGDKAGTAQRHWRSYFDLIVVDTRKPLFFAEGTVLRQVNTDTGKLRIGTYTGPLQHCAVYSGGSSDMVCDLLGVKGKEILYMGDHIFGDILKSKKRQGWRTFLVVPELARELQVWTEKSELFEELRSLDLFLAELYQHLDSGSSERPDISSIKRRIQKVTHEMDMCYGKMGSLFRCGSRQTLFANQLMRYADLYAASFINFLYYPFSYLFRAPPVLMAHESTVEHGRGDAGEPGTALAPWLAWHGHPSPQVGAVPQDSSGEEEDDGEA, encoded by the exons ATGCTTCGGCTTCGACATGGATTACACCTTGGCCA GGGGCTGGTGTTCGATGCCCTGTATGGGAACCTGCTGAAGGTGGATTCCCACGGGAACCTGCTGGTCTGCGCCCACGGGTTCCGCTTCCTCAAGGG GACCGAAATCCTGCACTATTACCCCAACAAGTTCATCCAGAGGGACGACATGAAGCGCTTCCACATCCTCAACACCCTCTTCAACCTCACAG AGGCCCATCTCTATGCCTGCCTCGTGGACTTCTTCACCAACTGCTCCAGATACACCAA CTGCGACACTGGCTACAAGCACGGGAACCTCTTCATGTCCTTCCGCAGCATGTTCCAGGACGTGCGCGAGGCCATGGACCACGTCCACCTCTCG ggctgcctgAAGGAAAAGACTCTGGAGAACCTGGAGAAATACGTGGTGAAGGAC CCCCGTGTGCCGCTGCTGCTGAGCCGCATGAAGGAGGTGGGGAAGGTTTTCCTGGCCACCAACAGCGACTACAACTACACCGAT GCAATCATGTCATACCTGTTCGACTTCAGTGATGGGGACAAG GCTGGGACCGCACAGCGCCACTGGAGATCCTATTTTGATCTGATCGTGGTGGACACCCGCAAACCGCTCTTCTTTGCTGAGGGCACTGTCCTGCGCCAAGTCAACACG GACACGGGCAAGCTGCGCATCGGAACGTACACGGGCCCCCTCCAGCACTGCGCTGTCTACTCTGGTG GCTCCTCGGACATGGTGTGTGACCTGCTGGGCGTGAAGGGCAAGGAAATCCTCTACATGGGCGACCACATCTTCGGGGACATCCTCAAGTCCAAGAAGCGGCAGGGCTGGCGAACCTTCCTGGTGGTGCCAGAGCTGGCGCGCGAGCTGCAGGTCTGGACGGAGAAGAGTG AGCTGTTTGAGGAGCTGAGGAGCCTGGATCTGTTCCTGGCAGAGCTGTACCA GCACTTGGATAGCGGCAGCAGCGAGCGCCCGGACATCAGCTCCATCAAGCGTCGGATCCAG AAAGTCACGCATGAGATGGACATGTGCTACGGGAAGATGGGCAGCCTCTTCCGCTGCGGCTCGCGCCAGACGCTCTTCGCCAACCAGCTGATGCGCTACGCAGACCTCTACGCCGCCTCCTTCATCAACTTCCTCTACTACCCCTTCAGCTACCTCTTCCGGGCCCCCCCAGTCCTG ATGGCTCACGAGTCCACGGTGGAGCACGGCCGTGGGGACGCGGGGGAGCCCGGCACAGCCCTGGCACCATGGCTGGCCTGGCACGGCCACCCCAGTCCGCAG GTTGGTGCTGTCCCCCAGGACTCCagcggggaggaggaggatgatggAGAAGCCTGA
- the LOC136022946 gene encoding cytosolic purine 5'-nucleotidase-like isoform X3 — MGSEGERCPGPGDPWALRRDCLHRIFVNRSLALEKIKCFGFDMDYTLAMYKSPDYEELAFALLLQHLVSIGYPPEILTYKYDPTFPTRTEILHYYPNKFIQRDDMKRFHILNTLFNLTEAHLYACLVDFFTNCSRYTNCDTGYKHGNLFMSFRSMFQDVREAMDHVHLSGCLKEKTLENLEKYVVKDPRVPLLLSRMKEVGKVFLATNSDYNYTDAIMSYLFDFSDGDKAGTAQRHWRSYFDLIVVDTRKPLFFAEGTVLRQVNTDTGKLRIGTYTGPLQHCAVYSGGSSDMVCDLLGVKGKEILYMGDHIFGDILKSKKRQGWRTFLVVPELARELQVWTEKSELFEELRSLDLFLAELYQHLDSGSSERPDISSIKRRIQKVTHEMDMCYGKMGSLFRCGSRQTLFANQLMRYADLYAASFINFLYYPFSYLFRAPPVLMAHESTVEHGRGDAGEPGTALAPWLAWHGHPSPQVGAVPQDSSGEEEDDGEA, encoded by the exons ATGGGCAGCGAGGGGGAGCGCTGCCCGGGGCCGGGCGACCCCTGGGCGCTGCGGAGGGACTGCCTGCACCG GATCTTTGTGAACCGGAGCCTGGCGCTGGAGAAGATCAAATGCTTCGGCTTCGACATGGATTACACCTTGGCCA TGTACAAGTCCCCTGACTACGAGGAGCTGGCCTTcgcgctgctgctgcagcacctcgTGTCCATCGGGTACCCCCCTGAGATCCTCACCTACAAATACGACCCCACCTTCCCCACACG GACCGAAATCCTGCACTATTACCCCAACAAGTTCATCCAGAGGGACGACATGAAGCGCTTCCACATCCTCAACACCCTCTTCAACCTCACAG AGGCCCATCTCTATGCCTGCCTCGTGGACTTCTTCACCAACTGCTCCAGATACACCAA CTGCGACACTGGCTACAAGCACGGGAACCTCTTCATGTCCTTCCGCAGCATGTTCCAGGACGTGCGCGAGGCCATGGACCACGTCCACCTCTCG ggctgcctgAAGGAAAAGACTCTGGAGAACCTGGAGAAATACGTGGTGAAGGAC CCCCGTGTGCCGCTGCTGCTGAGCCGCATGAAGGAGGTGGGGAAGGTTTTCCTGGCCACCAACAGCGACTACAACTACACCGAT GCAATCATGTCATACCTGTTCGACTTCAGTGATGGGGACAAG GCTGGGACCGCACAGCGCCACTGGAGATCCTATTTTGATCTGATCGTGGTGGACACCCGCAAACCGCTCTTCTTTGCTGAGGGCACTGTCCTGCGCCAAGTCAACACG GACACGGGCAAGCTGCGCATCGGAACGTACACGGGCCCCCTCCAGCACTGCGCTGTCTACTCTGGTG GCTCCTCGGACATGGTGTGTGACCTGCTGGGCGTGAAGGGCAAGGAAATCCTCTACATGGGCGACCACATCTTCGGGGACATCCTCAAGTCCAAGAAGCGGCAGGGCTGGCGAACCTTCCTGGTGGTGCCAGAGCTGGCGCGCGAGCTGCAGGTCTGGACGGAGAAGAGTG AGCTGTTTGAGGAGCTGAGGAGCCTGGATCTGTTCCTGGCAGAGCTGTACCA GCACTTGGATAGCGGCAGCAGCGAGCGCCCGGACATCAGCTCCATCAAGCGTCGGATCCAG AAAGTCACGCATGAGATGGACATGTGCTACGGGAAGATGGGCAGCCTCTTCCGCTGCGGCTCGCGCCAGACGCTCTTCGCCAACCAGCTGATGCGCTACGCAGACCTCTACGCCGCCTCCTTCATCAACTTCCTCTACTACCCCTTCAGCTACCTCTTCCGGGCCCCCCCAGTCCTG ATGGCTCACGAGTCCACGGTGGAGCACGGCCGTGGGGACGCGGGGGAGCCCGGCACAGCCCTGGCACCATGGCTGGCCTGGCACGGCCACCCCAGTCCGCAG GTTGGTGCTGTCCCCCAGGACTCCagcggggaggaggaggatgatggAGAAGCCTGA